A window from Drosophila nasuta strain 15112-1781.00 chromosome 3, ASM2355853v1, whole genome shotgun sequence encodes these proteins:
- the LOC132788176 gene encoding uncharacterized protein LOC132788176, whose amino-acid sequence MASKIVLFLLLLGLTLKDGETSLICKGYATVIGRINKLPLNQSECPSNSTAGRPQNLAAIIRVIVNDDVNRYHTVLNMARNIERRSIKMEDAIYEALCLVAKKTISDPIKILDFYNQIRNKYYVSPLRFYRVFVKRSAKVLSQAVTNNSYTKFWMITGLLRRLTESEQYYTKEILEALFDIVLSSESPLNVVQRLSFFGASSEQLTMAHLQLLNRPEVQSNSSAHAELLDNLRQLMVKPAYQRSVDFRLRRKVYRLFPHYIDWVSTSFMASLRRANIDIEDYLVSCRKQDGTLTICTHDGAPWNENSVDYIIEVAHNKTLVALRFNFFNCAAVNSTIPISTRVTKNFYVSHDYYWWRVVLVPNGLAFYDDATSSLVLCGGDSVQWDGDKHYAYARRAEDFEAHRDECTWLFENYE is encoded by the coding sequence ATGGCATCCAAGATAGTTCTTTTCCTCCTGCTTCTTGGACTAACTCTAAAGGACGGAGAAACTTCTTTGATTTGCAAAGGCTACGCTACAGTAATTGGAAGGATCAACAAACTCCCACTTAATCAGTCTGAGTGTCCCTCAAACTCAACAGCCGGACGTCCTCAAAACCTGGCAGCTATTATACGTGTCATTGTCAATGATGACGTCAACCGTTATCACACAGTGCTAAATATGGCGAGAAATATAGAAAGGCGCTCGATAAAAATGGAAGACGCGATATACGAGGCACTATGTCTGGTCGCTAAGAAAACCATAAGTGATCCCATTAAGATTCTGGATTTCTACAATCAAATCCGCAATAAATACTACGTTTCGCCATTAAGGTTCTATCGGGTCTTCGTCAAACGTAGCGCTAAGGTTCTTTCGCAGGCAGTGACCAATAACTCTTATACCAAGTTTTGGATGATTACCGGACTGCTGCGGCGTTTGACAGAAAGCGAACAATATTACACGAAAGAAATACTTGAGGCTCTATTTGACATTGTGCTCTCTTCCGAATCCCCACTGAATGTAGTTCAGCGGCTGAGCTTCTTCGGTGCAAGTTCGGAACAACTGACCATGGCACATTTACAATTGCTGAATCGCCCCGAAGTGCAATCTAATTCGAGTGCGCACGCTGAATTGCTCGACAATCTTCGACAGTTGATGGTGAAACCGGCATATCAAAGAAGCGTAGACTTCCGCCTGCGTCGGAAAGTGTACAGATTGTTCCCGCATTATATTGATTGGGTCTCCACATCCTTTATGGCCAGCTTACGTCGGGCAAACATAGATATCGAAGACTACCTTGTTAGTTGTCGAAAGCAAGATGGGACATTGACTATTTGTACTCACGACGGGGCACCGTGGAACGAGAATAGTGTGGACTACATAATTGAAGTGGCCCACAACAAGACTTTGGTTGCTTTACGTTTCAACTTTTTCAACTGTGCGGCAGTAAACAGCACTATTCCAATAAGCACACGAGTGACCAAGAACTTTTACGTAAGCCACGACTACTATTGGTGGCGTGTAGTTCTGGTGCCCAACGGTTTGGCATTCTACGATGATGCGACATCCAGCTTAGTGCTCTGTGGAGGCGATTCAGTACAATGGGATGGCGATAAACATTATGCATATGCTCGACGAGCTGAGGATTTTGAAGCTCATCGCGACGAATGCACGTGGTTGTTCGAGAATTACGAGTAA
- the LOC132788175 gene encoding uncharacterized protein LOC132788175, translating into MASKIVLFLLLLGLTLREGNSRGTCSYGLRIHGRIHDFPPNEFECASNSTVGYIHNLVVVVRVMVNDDVDRYHTVVNMAENVPSMKMKYAIYEALCKVAKKSTTDPIKIMDFYKQMRDSYNMWPVMFYSVFVKHSATALSLAVTNQPTELSINGLLQGLTKGERFYTEKILKVVFDTVLTSESPLNVVQRLSYFGASLEQLTMAHLQLLKRPEVKSNSSARAELLDNFRQVMIDPKFERDVVSYLRRKVRKLFPHYLDWISSVLINLRRANIDTKDYLIGCLKQNGRRSICTSTYAPQGDNMMYYTIATDHNKTLVGIDKYGNYCGTLNNNIPTITMEQTSFFTSCWWRVVLVPNGIALYDDATSNLVLCGGDSAQWDDGIHYAYARRAEDFEAHRDECTWFFENIN; encoded by the coding sequence ATGGCATCCAAAATAGTTCTGTTCCTGCTGCTTCTTGGACTAACTCTAAGAGAAGGAAACTCTAGGGGGACCTGCTCATACGGCCTTAGGATACATGGAAGGATTCACGATTTCCCACCTAATGAGTTCGAGTGTGCCTCGAACTCAACAGTTGGATATATTCATAATCTGGTAGTCGTTGTACGTGTCATGGTCAATGATGACGTGGACCGTTATCACACAGTGGTGAATATGGCGGAGAACGTACCCtcgatgaaaatgaaatatgcgATCTACGAGGCACTATGTAAGGTCGCTAAGAAGTCCACAACTGATCCCATTAAGATTATGGACTTCTATAAGCAAATGAGAGATAGCTATAATATGTGGCCAGTCATGTTCTATAGTGTCTTTGTAAAGCACAGTGCTACGGCTCTCTCGCTAGCTGTAACTAACCAGCCTACTGAGTTATCGATCAACGGACTGCTGCAGGGTTTGACTAAAGGCGAACGATTTTACACGGAAAAGATACTTAAGGTTGTATTTGACACAGTGCTCACTTCAGAATCCCCGCTAAATGTGGTTCAACGTCTGAGCTATTTCGGCGCTAGTCTTGAACAATTGACCATGGCACATTTACAATTGCTGAAACGCCCCGAGGTGAAATCCAATTCGAGTGCGCGCGCTGAATTGCTTGATAATTTTCGACAAGTGATGATTGACCCGAAATTTGAAAGGGACGTGGTGAGCTACCTGCGTCGGAAGGTGCGGAAGCTGTTCCCGCATTATCTTGATTGGATCTCCTCGGTTCTAATAAACTTACGCCGAGCAAATATAGATACCAAAGACTACCTCATTGGTTGCCTAAAGCAAAATGGGAGAAGAAGTATTTGTACTAGCACCTATGCGCCGCAAGGTGATAACATGATGTACTACACAATCGCGACGGACCACAACAAGACGTTGGTTGGTATAGATAAATACGGGAACTACTGCGGCAcattaaacaacaacattccAACAATCACAATGGAACAAACGAGCTTTTTCACTAGCTGTTGGTGGCGTGTAGTTCTGGTGCCCAACGGTATAGCACTCTATGACGATGCGACATCTAACTTGGTGCTCTGTGGAGGAGATTCAGCACAATGGGATGACGGCATACATTATGCATACGCTCGACGAGCTGAGGATTTTGAAGCTCATCGCGATGAATGCACGTGGTTTTTCGAGAACATCAACTAG
- the LOC132788178 gene encoding uncharacterized protein LOC132788178: MASKIVLFLLLLGLTLKDGETSSICKGYATVIGRINELPPNQSECPTNSTAGHPQNLAAIIRVIVNGDVNRYYTVLNMARNIERRSIKMEDAIYEALCLVAKKTISDPIKILDFYNQIRNKYYVSPLRFYRVFVKRSAKVLSQAVTNNSYTKFWMITGLLRRLTESEQYYTKEILEALFDIVLSSESPLNVVQRLSSFGASSEQLTMAHLQLLNRPEVRSNSSAHAELLDNLRQLMIKPAYQRSVDFRLRRNVYRLFPHYIGWVSTSFMARLRRANIDSKDYLVSCRKQDWSFTLCTNHLVSQNNMDYIIEVAHNKTLVALNFNLFYNAAVNSTIPTSTRVTRNFYVNHGFYWWRVVLVPNGIALFDDATSSLVLCGGDSAQWDGDRHYAYARRAEDFEAHRDECTWFFENDY, encoded by the coding sequence ATGGCATCCAAAATAGTTCTGTTCCTCCTGCTTCTTGGACTAACTCTAAAAGACGGAGAAACTTCGTCGATTTGCAAAGGCTACGCTACAGTAATTGGAAGGATCAACGAACTCCCACCTAATCAATCAGAGTGTCCCACTAACTCAACAGCCGGACATCCTCAAAACCTGGCAGCTATTATACGTGTCATTGTCAATGGTGACGTCAACCGTTATTACACAGTGCTAAATATGGCGAGAAATATAGAAAGGCGCTCGATAAAAATGGAAGACGCGATATACGAGGCACTATGTCTAGTCGCTAAGAAAACCATAAGTGATCCCATTAAGATTCTGGATTTCTACAATCAAATCCGCAATAAATACTACGTTTCGCCATTAAGGTTCTATCGGGTCTTCGTCAAACGTAGCGCTAAGGTTCTTTCGCAGGCAGTGACCAATAACTCTTATACCAAGTTTTGGATGATTACCGGACTGCTGCGGCGTTTGACAGAAAGCGAACAATATTACACGAAAGAAATACTTGAGGCTCTGTTTGACATTGTGCTCTCTTCCGAATCCCCACTGAATGTAGTTCAGCGGCTGAGTTCTTTCGGTGCAAGTTCGGAACAACTGACCATGGCACATTTACAATTGCTGAATCGCCCCGAAGTGCGATCTAATTCGAGTGCGCACGCTGAATTGCTCGACAATCTTCGACAGTTGATGATCAAACCGGCATATCAAAGAAGTGTAGACTTCCGCCTGCGTCGGAATGTGTACAGATTGTTTCCGCATTATATTGGTTGGGTCTCCACCTCCTTTATGGCCCGCTTACGTCGGGCAAACATAGATAGCAAAGACTACCTTGTTAGTTGTCGAAAGCAAGATTGGTCATTTACTCTTTGCACTAACCACTTGGTGTCCCAGAATAATATGGACTACATAATTGAAGTGGCACACAACAAGACTTTGgttgctttaaattttaacttgTTCTACAATGCGGCAGTGAACAGCACCATTCCAACAAGCACACGAGTGACCAGGAACTTTTACGTAAACCACGGCTTCTATTGGTGGCGGGTAGTTCTGGTGCCCAACGGTATAGCACTCTTTGACGATGCGACATCTAGCTTGGTGCTCTGTGGAGGAGATTCAGCACAATGGGATGGCGATAGACATTATGCATATGCTCGACGAGCTGAGGATTTTGAAGCCCATCGCGATGAATGCACGTGGTTTTTCGAGAACGactattaa
- the LOC132788177 gene encoding uncharacterized protein LOC132788177, whose product MASKIVLFLLLLGLTLKDGETSSICKGYATVIGRINELPPNQSECPTNSTAGHPQNLAAIIRVIVNGDVNRYHTVLNMARNIERRSIKMEDAIYEALCLVAKKTISDPIKILDFYNQIDDKYYISPYRFYRVFVKRSAKVLSQAVTNNSYTKFWMITGLLRRLTESEQYYTKEILEALFDIVLSSESPLNVVQRLSFFGASSEQLTMAHLQLLNRPEVQSNSSAHAELLDNLRQLMIKPAYQRSVDFRLRRKVYRLFPHYIDWVSTSFMASLRRANIDIEDYLVSCRKQDGTLTICTHDVAPWNENSVDYIIEVAHNKTLVALRFNFFNCAAVNSTIPISTRVTKNFYVSHDYYWWRVVLVPNGLALFDDATSSLVLCGGDSVQWDGDKHYAYARRAEDFEAHRDECTWLFENYE is encoded by the coding sequence ATGGCATCCAAAATAGTTCTGTTCCTCCTGCTTCTTGGACTAACTCTAAAAGACGGAGAAACTTCGTCGATTTGCAAAGGCTACGCTACAGTAATTGGAAGGATCAACGAACTCCCACCTAATCAGTCTGAGTGTCCCACTAACTCAACAGCCGGACATCCTCAAAACTTGGCAGCTATTATACGTGTCATTGTCAATGGTGACGTCAACCGTTATCACACAGTGCTAAATATGGCGAGAAATATAGAAAGGCGCTCGATAAAAATGGAAGACGCGATATACGAGGCACTATGTCTGGTCGCTAAGAAAACCATAAGTGATCCCATTAAGATTCTGGATTTCTACAATCAAATCGAcgataaatactatatttcgCCATATAGGTTCTATCGGGTCTTCGTCAAACGTAGCGCTAAGGTTCTTTCGCAGGCAGTGACCAATAACTCTTATACCAAGTTTTGGATGATTACCGGACTGCTGCGGCGTTTGACAGAAAGCGAACAATATTACACGAAAGAAATACTTGAGGCTCTATTTGACATTGTGCTCTCTTCCGAATCCCCACTGAATGTAGTTCAGCGGCTGAGCTTCTTCGGTGCAAGTTCGGAACAACTGACCATGGCACATTTACAATTGCTGAATCGCCCCGAAGTGCAATCTAATTCGAGTGCGCACGCTGAATTGCTCGACAATCTTCGACAGTTGATGATCAAACCGGCATATCAAAGAAGCGTAGACTTCCGCCTGCGTCGGAAAGTGTACAGATTGTTCCCGCATTATATTGATTGGGTCTCCACATCCTTTATGGCCAGCTTACGTCGGGCAAACATAGATATCGAAGACTACCTTGTTAGTTGTCGAAAGCAAGATGGGACATTGACTATTTGTACTCACGACGTGGCACCGTGGAACGAGAATAGTGTGGACTACATAATTGAAGTAGCCCACAACAAGACTTTGGTTGCTTTACGTTTCAACTTTTTCAACTGTGCGGCAGTAAACAGCACTATTCCAATAAGCACACGAGTGACCAAGAACTTTTACGTAAGCCACGACTACTATTGGTGGCGTGTAGTTCTGGTGCCCAACGGTTTGGCATTATTCGACGATGCGACATCCAGCTTAGTGCTCTGTGGAGGCGATTCAGTACAATGGGATGGCGACAAGCATTATGCATATGCTCGACGAGCTGAGGATTTTGAAGCTCATCGCGACGAATGCACGTGGTTGTTCGAGAATTACGAGTAA